In a single window of the Anaerocolumna cellulosilytica genome:
- a CDS encoding glycoside hydrolase family 1 protein, whose protein sequence is MSFPDGFLWGGATAANQLEGAYLEGGKGLSVQDIMPSGVMGPITLEPTKDNLKLIGVDYYHRYAEDIAMFAELGIKAYRMSIAWSRIFPKGDEEQPNEEGLQFYDRVFAECKKYNIEPVVTLSHYEPPLALCRKYDGWRSREMIQYFAKYAKVVLTRFKDTVKYWITFNEVNVTVISPLLGGGILTPKANLTKQDMYQAAHHQLVASGLVTKMAHEINADFQVGCMVASAPRYPRTCNPDDILKAMEDQQEVSYFVHVHCTGEYPFYAKRIFRDYNICLVITEEDKELLKNTVDFISFSYYNSKTVAQDAGQYQGAGGNLMRGLKNPYLEYSDYNYPLDPKGLRYMLNYFYEHYQKPLFVAENGLGQSDTLISDENGSFTVADDYRIKFLNNHLVQVNEAIEDGVKVIGYTMWSIMDIVSAASAELTKRYGLIYVDRLQDGTGTLKRFKKKSYHWYKKVIETNGESLV, encoded by the coding sequence ATGTCATTTCCAGATGGATTTTTATGGGGAGGTGCGACAGCAGCCAATCAGCTTGAAGGTGCATACCTTGAGGGGGGCAAAGGATTGTCCGTCCAGGATATTATGCCAAGTGGAGTTATGGGGCCAATTACGTTAGAACCAACAAAGGATAACTTAAAACTTATAGGGGTTGATTATTATCATCGATATGCAGAGGACATAGCAATGTTTGCAGAACTTGGCATAAAGGCTTACCGTATGTCGATAGCCTGGTCCCGTATATTTCCTAAGGGAGACGAAGAACAGCCAAATGAAGAAGGTTTACAATTTTATGACAGAGTATTTGCCGAGTGCAAAAAGTATAATATTGAACCCGTTGTTACCTTGTCTCATTATGAACCACCTTTAGCGTTGTGCAGAAAATATGACGGCTGGAGAAGCCGTGAAATGATTCAATATTTTGCAAAGTATGCAAAAGTGGTATTAACTCGTTTTAAGGACACTGTGAAATACTGGATTACTTTTAATGAGGTTAATGTGACAGTTATTTCTCCGCTTTTGGGCGGAGGAATATTGACACCGAAAGCGAACTTAACAAAACAGGATATGTATCAGGCAGCCCATCATCAGTTAGTAGCAAGCGGTTTAGTTACAAAAATGGCTCATGAAATCAATGCAGATTTTCAGGTAGGTTGTATGGTTGCATCCGCACCAAGATACCCAAGAACCTGTAATCCGGATGATATTCTAAAAGCAATGGAAGATCAGCAGGAAGTATCCTATTTTGTTCATGTGCACTGTACAGGAGAATATCCTTTTTATGCAAAGCGAATATTCAGAGACTATAATATATGCCTTGTAATTACGGAAGAAGACAAAGAACTTTTAAAAAATACAGTTGATTTTATATCCTTTAGCTATTATAACAGTAAGACTGTGGCGCAGGATGCAGGGCAATATCAGGGTGCGGGCGGTAATCTGATGAGGGGACTAAAGAACCCTTATTTGGAATACTCGGATTACAACTATCCCCTTGACCCGAAGGGGCTTAGATACATGCTCAATTATTTTTATGAACATTATCAAAAACCGCTTTTTGTTGCTGAAAACGGCCTGGGTCAAAGTGATACTTTAATTTCTGACGAGAATGGAAGTTTTACGGTGGCAGATGATTACCGGATAAAATTTCTGAATAATCATCTGGTTCAAGTGAATGAGGCAATAGAAGACGGTGTTAAGGTTATCGGTTATACTATGTGGAGTATAATGGATATAGTAAGTGCTGCATCTGCTGAGCTTACTAAAAGATATGGTTTAATCTATGTAGACCGTTTACAGGATGGAACCGGAACTCTGAAGCGTTTTAAAAAGAAGTCCTATCACTGGTATAAGAAAGTAATTGAAACCAATGGTGAAAGCCTAGTATAG
- a CDS encoding beta-glucoside-specific PTS transporter subunit IIABC has product MKYESLIKEILSNIGGESNIESVTHCMTRLRFNLKDDKKANVDAVKRISGVVGCLNKGGQFQVVIGTHVSDVFEELIKTANIKVTANKGEEEKKSPINNFFDTIAGIFMPIVGALAGAGMVKAILALLVFFKVIDTTSQTYTILFMISDVVFYFLPFFLAYTAAKKFNCNPFLAIIFAGMLLHPTYVGFKTAGEAVTFLGLPVKLATYSSSVVPIILIVFFQSFVEKLANKISPKAIKVFFVPMLVIFITAPIGLIVLGPLGTILGGYLGQFFTFLDSKASWLVPTLVGGLSPLLVMTGMHYSLGAVQATQRAAMGYATILAPGMMSSNMSQAAATFAVSIRTKNKELKSLASSCAATALCGVTEPALYGVNMKLKRPLYATMIAGACAGLYAGVTGVKAWSAGTSNIFALPIYIGPDNSFLNICITVAIALILGFVISYIIYKEPEDFKDTGAIKDNGKTVNEKLEIKAPLQGTIVPLKDVNDDAFATGAMGKGIAIEPEKGEVVSPVNGTVSMLFETKHAIGLIAESGCEILIHIGIDTVKLNGKYFSTLVKTGDIVTVGMPLIKFDIEGIKSEGYDVITPVIVTNTAEYLGIVETTASKAKTGDIILTAVN; this is encoded by the coding sequence ATGAAATACGAATCTTTAATAAAAGAAATTTTAAGTAACATCGGTGGGGAATCCAATATCGAATCGGTTACCCATTGTATGACAAGATTAAGATTTAACCTTAAGGATGATAAAAAAGCCAATGTGGATGCCGTTAAAAGAATTAGCGGTGTGGTTGGATGCCTCAATAAAGGAGGGCAATTTCAGGTTGTAATTGGTACACATGTATCGGATGTTTTTGAGGAACTGATTAAAACTGCCAATATAAAAGTTACAGCAAATAAAGGAGAGGAAGAAAAGAAATCTCCCATAAATAATTTTTTTGACACCATCGCCGGCATATTTATGCCTATTGTAGGAGCCTTGGCAGGTGCTGGTATGGTTAAAGCTATATTGGCTCTATTGGTATTTTTTAAAGTAATTGATACGACCTCTCAGACCTATACCATCTTATTTATGATTTCTGATGTTGTATTTTACTTTTTACCTTTTTTCCTGGCATATACAGCCGCGAAGAAATTCAATTGTAATCCTTTTTTAGCCATTATCTTTGCGGGTATGTTATTACATCCAACCTATGTAGGCTTTAAAACAGCAGGAGAAGCGGTTACCTTTTTGGGGTTACCTGTTAAACTTGCTACCTATTCTTCCAGTGTAGTGCCAATTATTTTAATTGTGTTTTTCCAATCTTTTGTGGAAAAATTGGCGAATAAGATTTCACCGAAAGCTATTAAAGTATTTTTTGTACCAATGTTAGTTATTTTTATAACTGCACCTATCGGGTTGATTGTGTTAGGACCCTTAGGTACTATTTTAGGCGGTTATTTGGGTCAGTTCTTTACCTTCTTGGATTCGAAAGCAAGCTGGCTGGTACCTACTCTTGTTGGCGGGTTATCTCCATTACTGGTTATGACAGGTATGCACTACAGCTTAGGAGCCGTTCAGGCAACACAAAGGGCAGCTATGGGTTATGCCACAATATTGGCACCCGGCATGATGTCTTCTAATATGTCTCAGGCCGCGGCAACCTTTGCAGTATCTATAAGAACCAAGAACAAAGAATTAAAATCCCTGGCATCCTCCTGTGCGGCTACGGCCCTTTGTGGTGTTACAGAGCCCGCCTTATATGGGGTTAACATGAAGTTAAAACGCCCTTTGTATGCTACTATGATTGCAGGAGCCTGCGCCGGATTATATGCAGGTGTTACTGGTGTTAAAGCATGGTCAGCAGGTACTTCAAATATTTTTGCCCTGCCAATCTACATAGGGCCTGATAATTCTTTTTTAAATATATGTATTACAGTGGCAATTGCATTAATATTGGGTTTTGTAATTTCCTATATTATTTACAAAGAACCGGAGGATTTTAAGGATACTGGGGCAATTAAAGATAACGGCAAAACCGTAAATGAGAAACTTGAGATAAAAGCTCCTTTACAAGGTACGATTGTACCATTAAAAGATGTAAATGATGATGCTTTCGCAACCGGTGCCATGGGAAAAGGAATTGCAATTGAGCCGGAAAAAGGTGAAGTGGTGTCTCCTGTAAATGGTACTGTATCCATGCTCTTTGAAACGAAACATGCCATTGGTCTTATAGCAGAGAGTGGCTGTGAAATATTAATACACATAGGCATTGATACGGTTAAATTAAACGGAAAATATTTTAGTACTCTTGTGAAAACCGGAGATATTGTAACAGTAGGAATGCCCTTGATTAAGTTTGATATAGAGGGTATTAAATCGGAGGGTTATGATGTAATTACACCGGTTATCGTAACCAACACCGCAGAGTATCTGGGTATTGTTGAGACTACCGCCTCTAAGGCAAAAACAGGAGATATTATATTAACCGCAGTTAATTAA
- the licT gene encoding BglG family transcription antiterminator LicT, with the protein MFVKKVLNNNIILATDEKKSEKMILGKGIGFNKKAGDTVNKEQIEKIFKLDTEDTANKLVELIGDVPANYLELTKLMIDNAERDLNCKFNDSIYIGLLSHINYSLTRFQQNNMIQNALLWEVKKFYPKEFKAALNSLELIEHYENVKLNEDEASFIAMHFVNGQQDGEAIRNTVMATKVIQDILSIIQFHFKIELDEKSVSFNRFIVHIRFFLQRIHQRNNDTSDGFLFEQVKSKYPDIYECSLRIKTYLESKFDSKMDCDEMMYFMLHIARLIQQDN; encoded by the coding sequence ATGTTTGTGAAAAAGGTTTTAAACAACAATATTATTTTGGCTACAGATGAGAAAAAGTCTGAAAAGATGATATTGGGCAAGGGGATTGGATTTAATAAAAAAGCGGGGGATACAGTTAATAAAGAACAGATTGAAAAAATTTTTAAATTGGATACAGAAGATACAGCAAATAAATTAGTGGAACTAATTGGGGATGTTCCTGCTAATTATTTGGAATTAACAAAACTAATGATTGACAATGCAGAAAGAGACTTAAACTGTAAGTTTAATGATTCTATTTATATAGGCTTATTGTCTCATATTAACTATTCTTTAACACGTTTTCAACAGAATAATATGATTCAGAACGCCCTCTTATGGGAGGTAAAAAAATTCTATCCGAAAGAGTTTAAAGCTGCCCTTAACTCCCTTGAACTGATAGAACATTACGAGAATGTAAAGTTAAATGAAGATGAAGCAAGCTTTATTGCCATGCATTTTGTAAATGGGCAGCAGGATGGTGAAGCAATTCGTAATACGGTAATGGCTACGAAAGTCATTCAGGATATATTAAGTATTATTCAGTTTCATTTTAAAATTGAATTGGATGAAAAATCTGTAAGTTTCAATCGATTTATCGTTCATATCCGTTTCTTTTTACAGCGGATTCATCAGCGTAACAATGATACTTCGGATGGTTTTTTATTTGAGCAGGTTAAAAGTAAATATCCGGACATTTATGAGTGCTCTTTAAGAATAAAAACCTATTTAGAAAGTAAGTTTGACAGTAAAATGGACTGTGACGAAATGATGTACTTTATGCTGCATATAGCAAGGTTAATTCAGCAGGACAATTAG
- a CDS encoding response regulator transcription factor → MGHILVVEDEENIRDLILMNLSMVGHTSVAAADGIEAIKSLRSAAFDLCLLDVMLPGTDGFTLLKNFQDANVPVIFLTAKGSLPDRVKGLNLGAEDYIVKPFETLELLARIDVVLRRNGKQKYVFYCKGVEVRFMERLVFKNKIPIELTAQEYALLEVLVQNRNLALTREQLLASAWGYDYIGETRTVDMHIQRLRKKLGWDDVIKTVYKFGYRLEEPIE, encoded by the coding sequence ATGGGACACATACTTGTTGTTGAGGATGAAGAGAACATTCGTGATTTAATTCTTATGAATCTGTCCATGGTGGGACATACCAGTGTAGCAGCAGCCGACGGCATTGAAGCAATCAAATCCTTACGTTCTGCTGCCTTTGATTTATGTCTTTTGGATGTAATGCTGCCCGGTACGGATGGTTTTACCTTGCTTAAAAACTTTCAGGATGCAAATGTTCCAGTTATCTTTCTGACTGCAAAAGGCTCCTTACCAGATCGGGTGAAAGGTTTAAATCTTGGAGCTGAAGACTATATTGTAAAGCCATTTGAAACCCTTGAATTACTTGCTAGAATTGACGTGGTTCTTAGAAGAAACGGTAAGCAAAAGTATGTTTTTTATTGCAAAGGTGTGGAGGTGCGCTTTATGGAACGTCTGGTATTTAAAAATAAAATACCAATTGAATTAACTGCGCAGGAGTATGCTCTGCTTGAAGTTTTAGTCCAAAATAGAAATCTGGCTCTAACAAGAGAACAATTATTAGCCTCTGCCTGGGGCTATGATTATATCGGTGAAACCCGTACTGTTGATATGCATATTCAAAGGCTGCGGAAAAAGTTAGGCTGGGATGACGTTATTAAAACTGTATACAAATTCGGGTACAGACTGGAGGAACCTATAGAATGA
- a CDS encoding sensor histidine kinase, which yields MKLWLKIFLSILLLSLTTLFISTWFVINKNHINNLNREQERSLNELELIRISLESNVDFTSSSIDSIKTIINRYGEYYGQKGIYLLLYQDNEYIYNQLKTLDTSSYETLLSVTLNHRMVQVLNGGTLRYMLVSDLLSEKNRTVLLYCRDINEIYEARNQSIKLIFSLALLLSVILGIISYYYSRWLTRPLAVLQKGAKAVASGDYSIRITETDSDFSSVAEAFNQMAGNVNRHTRELKERARERQEFIDDLSHEMNTPLTSIQGYSEFLLSANATEVQKRRAVQNIHTDAKRMREMYDKLMALTFAREHALLLYSVNIPELLDTLKESFKPTFIQHQIVFKAETTLETLKADRILLQMLLTNLINNSLQAVQSGGMIHLLAYEKENKPVIEVTDNGCGIPKDKITEIIKPFVRVDKSRSRKTGGAGLGLALVSRIADLHKAEILIDSELGKGTTVRIIFSTSMD from the coding sequence ATGAAATTATGGCTAAAAATCTTTTTAAGTATTCTGCTTCTTTCCCTAACTACTCTTTTTATCAGTACCTGGTTTGTAATAAACAAAAATCATATCAATAATTTAAACAGGGAACAGGAGCGTTCGCTAAATGAATTAGAACTAATTCGTATATCCTTAGAAAGCAATGTTGATTTTACTTCCTCTTCTATAGATTCTATAAAGACCATTATAAACCGCTACGGAGAATATTATGGGCAAAAGGGCATCTATCTATTGCTGTACCAGGACAATGAATATATTTATAACCAGCTTAAGACATTAGATACATCTTCCTACGAAACCTTATTATCTGTAACCCTCAACCATCGGATGGTACAGGTACTAAACGGTGGAACACTGCGATATATGCTGGTGTCTGATTTACTTTCAGAAAAAAATAGGACTGTACTGCTCTATTGTCGTGATATAAACGAAATATATGAAGCTAGAAACCAAAGCATCAAGCTTATCTTCTCCCTTGCTCTACTGCTAAGTGTAATACTTGGCATTATTTCTTATTATTACTCCCGCTGGCTTACCAGACCTTTAGCGGTCCTCCAAAAAGGTGCAAAGGCTGTTGCCTCCGGTGATTACAGTATCCGTATTACTGAAACCGATTCGGATTTTTCATCTGTTGCAGAAGCATTCAACCAGATGGCCGGAAATGTAAACAGGCACACGAGGGAACTAAAAGAACGCGCCAGAGAACGTCAGGAATTTATTGATGATTTGTCCCATGAAATGAATACTCCTTTGACTTCAATTCAAGGCTACTCTGAATTTTTACTAAGTGCAAATGCAACAGAAGTACAGAAACGCCGGGCAGTACAAAACATTCATACAGATGCAAAACGCATGCGGGAAATGTATGATAAACTTATGGCATTAACTTTCGCCAGAGAACATGCTCTTTTACTTTACTCTGTAAATATACCGGAGCTGTTAGATACCTTAAAAGAAAGCTTTAAACCGACCTTCATACAGCATCAGATTGTCTTTAAAGCAGAAACAACATTAGAGACTTTGAAGGCCGACCGTATACTTCTCCAGATGCTCTTAACCAATCTTATCAATAACAGTCTCCAAGCTGTACAGTCAGGGGGTATGATTCATCTTCTGGCCTATGAAAAAGAAAATAAACCCGTAATAGAAGTAACTGACAACGGCTGCGGTATTCCTAAGGACAAAATCACTGAGATAATAAAACCTTTTGTCCGGGTAGATAAATCCCGTTCCAGAAAAACCGGTGGTGCTGGTCTGGGTCTTGCACTGGTAAGCCGAATTGCTGACCTGCATAAAGCAGAGATACTCATTGATTCTGAATTGGGGAAAGGCACTACTGTAAGAATTATATTTTCTACTTCTATGGACTAA
- a CDS encoding DUF3298 and DUF4163 domain-containing protein has protein sequence MVYRILEKKDSIHNDLYYKNQKTLTYTIYYPQFASDKFKPFINKLNIYYKAEATLYQKYHVMKLYQMSVDDYEYASANNFPFHLYEVLVEYQLTYNQNCMLSLYFDRYEFTGGAHGMTTRSGDTWNLQKGQRMTLSDFFPDNKNYLSDIIEFVNQQIENDIKKGNEYYFEDYAVLVKENINERNFYLVPEGVVIFFQLYEIAPYVSGIRTFLIPFGEGAAAMPGCK, from the coding sequence TTGGTTTACCGAATTCTTGAAAAAAAGGACAGCATTCATAACGATTTATATTATAAGAATCAGAAAACACTTACTTACACCATTTATTACCCCCAATTTGCATCCGATAAGTTTAAGCCTTTTATTAATAAACTGAACATATATTACAAGGCAGAGGCTACTCTCTATCAGAAATACCATGTGATGAAGCTTTATCAGATGTCTGTGGATGATTATGAGTATGCCTCTGCCAATAATTTTCCGTTCCATCTCTATGAGGTTTTAGTTGAATACCAATTAACCTATAATCAAAATTGTATGCTAAGTCTGTACTTTGACCGATATGAATTCACTGGTGGTGCTCATGGAATGACCACCCGCAGCGGAGATACCTGGAATCTGCAAAAGGGGCAGAGAATGACTCTTAGTGACTTTTTTCCCGACAATAAGAATTACCTGTCAGATATTATAGAATTCGTCAATCAGCAGATTGAAAATGATATAAAAAAAGGAAATGAATATTACTTTGAAGACTATGCGGTATTGGTAAAGGAGAATATAAATGAGCGAAATTTTTATTTGGTACCGGAAGGAGTAGTTATCTTTTTTCAATTATATGAAATTGCTCCCTATGTAAGCGGCATCCGAACCTTTTTAATACCCTTTGGTGAAGGGGCTGCCGCTATGCCAGGCTGTAAATAA
- a CDS encoding ArsB/NhaD family transporter: MKTTALILFALTYVLLLSLPKLRAYIALASAAIFVALGILPVEKIFVTVDWNVIMMIAGTMGVVSLFIESKMPSLLADFIIEKTPNVKWAIVSLALFAGIISAFVDNVATVLMVAPVALTIAKKLNISPVSSVIAISIASNLQGAATLVGDTTSILLGGYADMNFMDFFFFKGRLGIFWIVEIGAFVSTLVLLFIFRKDKEPVKAMERTKVTDFFPTVLLCSIVALLIIASFIENKPSITNGLICMVLFAIGITRKLFITRNINTLTDAIKEIDFQTILLLTGLFVVIGGITEAGIVSDISKLFVKASDNVFVIFTLIVWASVLFSAFIDNIPYVATMLPVTAQIAGILQIDPYILYFGLLIGSTLGGNITPIGASANITGIGILRKEGYEVSAGQFMKMSIPFTLSAVICGYILIWLIWR, from the coding sequence ATGAAAACTACGGCATTAATACTATTTGCATTAACATATGTATTGTTATTAAGCTTACCCAAATTGAGAGCCTATATTGCGTTAGCATCTGCTGCTATTTTTGTGGCTCTTGGCATTTTGCCAGTTGAAAAGATTTTTGTAACAGTTGATTGGAATGTCATAATGATGATAGCAGGTACTATGGGGGTGGTGTCCTTATTTATCGAATCAAAGATGCCTTCCTTGTTAGCTGATTTTATTATTGAAAAAACCCCTAATGTAAAATGGGCTATCGTTTCACTGGCCTTATTTGCAGGTATTATCTCAGCATTCGTAGATAATGTTGCCACTGTATTAATGGTTGCACCGGTAGCTTTAACCATTGCCAAAAAGCTCAATATTTCACCGGTTTCCAGCGTAATCGCAATATCCATAGCATCCAATCTGCAAGGAGCGGCAACTCTGGTGGGAGATACTACGTCAATTCTTTTGGGCGGATATGCAGATATGAATTTTATGGACTTTTTCTTTTTTAAGGGAAGACTGGGTATCTTTTGGATAGTTGAAATAGGTGCTTTCGTTTCAACTTTAGTACTTTTATTTATTTTTCGTAAGGACAAAGAGCCGGTAAAAGCCATGGAGAGAACAAAAGTCACAGACTTTTTTCCAACTGTACTTTTATGCAGCATTGTTGCTTTACTAATTATTGCGTCTTTTATTGAGAATAAACCGTCAATAACAAATGGACTTATATGTATGGTGTTATTTGCAATTGGAATAACGAGAAAGCTTTTTATTACCAGAAATATTAATACATTAACCGACGCTATAAAAGAGATTGATTTTCAGACCATTCTGTTGCTGACCGGTTTATTTGTTGTAATCGGAGGAATTACAGAAGCAGGTATTGTATCAGACATCAGCAAGCTGTTTGTTAAGGCTAGTGATAATGTTTTTGTCATCTTTACTTTGATTGTGTGGGCTTCGGTATTATTTTCTGCCTTTATTGATAATATTCCATATGTAGCCACAATGCTTCCGGTTACAGCACAGATAGCAGGCATTCTTCAAATTGATCCTTATATATTATATTTTGGCTTGTTAATAGGTTCTACTTTGGGTGGGAATATTACACCAATAGGTGCTTCTGCCAATATAACAGGTATTGGTATCTTAAGGAAAGAAGGGTATGAGGTTAGTGCAGGTCAGTTTATGAAAATGAGTATACCATTTACTTTATCAGCAGTAATCTGCGGATATATTCTTATCTGGTTAATCTGGAGATAG
- a CDS encoding DUF3021 family protein, protein MRKVWKSYLPGICIGFTFSVLFSAIYNIVTHNSNEGYFLSILQLFGFLIVINGMDYLLSYIDFRSYKTYFITELILGYALFMATAFVFHWFSFHYKNLIIMTTAYVAIYTFIHSYFNMLEKERAAYINRLISNKEK, encoded by the coding sequence ATGAGAAAAGTATGGAAATCATATCTGCCGGGAATTTGCATAGGCTTTACTTTTTCGGTCTTGTTTAGTGCGATTTATAACATAGTGACTCACAATAGCAATGAGGGATATTTTTTATCTATATTACAATTGTTTGGTTTTTTAATAGTAATTAACGGTATGGATTATTTGCTTTCCTATATTGATTTTAGAAGCTACAAGACATATTTTATAACAGAATTAATTTTAGGGTATGCACTTTTTATGGCAACAGCGTTTGTGTTTCACTGGTTTTCTTTCCATTATAAAAATCTTATAATAATGACAACTGCGTATGTGGCTATTTATACGTTTATTCATAGTTATTTCAATATGCTGGAAAAAGAACGGGCAGCGTATATTAACCGCTTAATTTCAAATAAGGAGAAATAA
- a CDS encoding LytTR family DNA-binding domain-containing protein: MKLTIYEGMNEIEDEIVINCGMVDKRLKHLIEYIRQYTFSLQGYQGSELFHLSVETLFYIESVDGKTFLYSTSQIYESKDSLTTLEGKLYNTSFVRISKSCLVNTACIKSVKPYANHRMEAALKNGERLIISRNYIDTLKEKLLR; encoded by the coding sequence ATGAAATTAACCATTTACGAAGGCATGAACGAAATAGAGGATGAGATTGTTATTAACTGCGGCATGGTTGATAAACGATTGAAACATCTGATTGAATATATCAGGCAATATACCTTTTCCTTACAGGGATATCAGGGAAGCGAATTATTTCATCTGTCGGTAGAAACCTTATTTTATATTGAATCCGTTGATGGTAAGACCTTTTTATACAGTACAAGTCAGATTTACGAAAGCAAGGACAGTCTGACAACTTTGGAGGGAAAGCTATATAACACCTCGTTTGTAAGAATTAGTAAAAGTTGTCTTGTAAATACTGCCTGTATTAAAAGTGTTAAACCATATGCAAATCATCGTATGGAAGCTGCTCTAAAAAATGGAGAAAGGCTCATTATATCCAGAAATTATATTGATACATTAAAAGAGAAGCTGTTAAGGTGA
- a CDS encoding alanine/glycine:cation symporter family protein: MLDWIVWLNTNIIWGIPMLILMLGTGVFLVIRIKGVIFTRFGTVMANTLKTIFKKQVNDVEGTITPFQAVCTALAATVGTGNIVGIAIAISIGGPGAIFWMWICAVLGMVTKFCETTLAVAYREKNAKGDFVGGPMYYISKGLGWKKTSVAFCVFAVFASFGVGNMVQANAVSSGLKLSFHLSTYVTGIILAALVGLVIIGGIKRIAAVAETLVPFMAAMYIIAAVIVLIINAGKIPAAIQMIFADAFKGSAAVGGFAGSTMLYAARIGIARGVFTNEAGLGSAPIAHASANTDHPARQGCWGAFEVFFDTIIMCTVTALVIITSGLWSDSSMDGTHISLSAFRNTIPGGEYVVSIGIVLFAFATIIAWYYYAEKALEYIAGVKVIRLYQIVFVLLVFVGCIAEVDVVWELADLFNGLMAIPNLIALFALSTTIVKLTSDFFKDAKRIRPKDTSFSTFLQTKK; encoded by the coding sequence ATGCTTGATTGGATTGTCTGGTTAAATACCAATATTATATGGGGGATTCCAATGCTAATCCTTATGTTGGGCACTGGGGTATTTTTGGTCATACGTATTAAAGGAGTTATCTTTACCCGTTTTGGAACGGTAATGGCAAATACATTAAAAACTATTTTTAAAAAACAAGTAAATGATGTAGAAGGTACCATTACTCCATTTCAGGCAGTATGTACGGCTCTTGCAGCAACGGTTGGAACCGGTAATATTGTTGGAATTGCTATAGCAATCAGTATCGGAGGGCCAGGTGCTATCTTTTGGATGTGGATTTGCGCTGTATTGGGTATGGTTACAAAATTTTGCGAGACCACTTTAGCTGTAGCCTATCGTGAAAAGAACGCAAAGGGGGATTTTGTGGGAGGCCCTATGTACTATATCAGCAAAGGACTTGGATGGAAAAAAACTTCGGTTGCATTTTGTGTGTTTGCTGTATTTGCTTCATTTGGTGTGGGTAACATGGTACAGGCCAATGCGGTCTCTAGTGGTTTAAAATTATCTTTTCATTTATCAACTTATGTGACAGGAATTATTCTGGCTGCATTGGTGGGACTGGTTATTATCGGGGGAATTAAAAGAATTGCAGCGGTAGCAGAAACATTAGTACCTTTTATGGCAGCCATGTACATTATAGCAGCAGTAATTGTTTTAATTATAAATGCAGGAAAGATACCGGCAGCCATCCAGATGATATTTGCAGATGCATTTAAGGGAAGCGCAGCAGTAGGTGGATTTGCAGGTTCAACAATGCTGTACGCTGCGAGAATTGGTATCGCAAGAGGTGTTTTTACGAATGAAGCAGGTCTTGGAAGTGCACCCATAGCCCATGCAAGTGCTAATACGGACCATCCGGCAAGACAGGGATGTTGGGGTGCTTTTGAAGTCTTTTTTGATACAATAATAATGTGTACTGTTACTGCTCTGGTAATTATTACAAGTGGTTTATGGAGTGATTCCAGTATGGATGGTACACATATATCTTTATCCGCTTTTAGAAATACAATCCCTGGAGGGGAATATGTAGTTTCTATTGGTATTGTATTATTTGCCTTTGCTACCATAATAGCATGGTATTATTATGCAGAGAAGGCTCTGGAGTACATTGCAGGAGTGAAAGTTATCAGACTCTATCAAATTGTATTTGTTCTATTGGTTTTTGTAGGATGTATAGCAGAGGTTGATGTAGTTTGGGAATTAGCAGACTTGTTCAATGGATTAATGGCAATTCCTAATTTGATTGCATTGTTTGCGCTCAGTACAACAATTGTTAAATTAACCAGTGATTTCTTTAAAGACGCCAAACGAATTCGACCAAAAGATACGTCCTTTTCTACCTTTCTTCAAACGAAAAAATAA